A genomic segment from Klebsiella africana encodes:
- the yoaE gene encoding CNNM family cation transport protein YoaE translates to MELLMDPSIWAGLLTLIVLEIVLGIDNLVFIAILADKLPPKQRDKARLIGLSLALVMRLGLLSVISWMVTLTKPLITIADFSFSGRDLIMLLGGIFLLFKATTELHERLENRQHDAGHGKGYASFWVVVLQIVVLDAVFSLDAVITAVGMVNHLPVMMAAVVIAMIMMLLASKPLTRFVNQHPTVVVLCLSFLLMIGLSLVAEGFGFHIPKGYLYAAIGFSIIIEFFNQVARRNFVRHQSTLPLRARTADAILRLMGGRKQASVSHDADSPAAVPVPEGAFAEEERYMINGVLTLAQRSLRSIMTSRGEISWVDAEQSEEEIRRQLLSSPHSLFPVCRGELDEIIGIVRAKEMLVALESGENVAALASASPAIVVPETLDPINLLGVLRRARGSFVIVTNEFGVVQGLVTPLDVLEAIAGEFPDADETPEIVIDGDGWLIKGSTDLHALQQALGLDPLINDDEDIATVAGLVISANGHIPRIGDVVSLPPLQFTVVEANDYRVDLVRAVVTRPPSDEEE, encoded by the coding sequence ATGGAATTGTTAATGGATCCCTCAATCTGGGCCGGCCTGTTGACGCTTATCGTTCTGGAAATTGTGCTCGGTATCGACAACCTGGTGTTTATTGCCATCCTGGCGGACAAACTGCCACCAAAGCAGCGTGACAAGGCCCGACTGATCGGCCTGTCGCTGGCACTGGTGATGCGCCTGGGGCTGCTGTCAGTGATCTCCTGGATGGTGACCCTGACAAAACCGTTGATAACCATCGCCGATTTCTCCTTTTCCGGGCGCGATCTCATCATGCTGCTCGGCGGGATCTTCTTGCTATTTAAGGCGACAACCGAGCTGCACGAGCGGCTGGAAAACCGCCAGCACGATGCCGGGCACGGGAAAGGCTATGCCAGCTTCTGGGTGGTGGTGCTGCAGATCGTGGTGCTGGACGCCGTCTTCTCTCTGGATGCGGTGATCACGGCGGTCGGTATGGTAAACCATCTGCCGGTAATGATGGCGGCGGTGGTGATCGCGATGATCATGATGCTGCTGGCCTCCAAGCCGTTGACGCGCTTTGTCAACCAGCACCCGACGGTGGTCGTACTCTGTCTGAGCTTCTTGTTGATGATCGGCCTGAGTCTGGTGGCGGAAGGGTTTGGCTTCCATATTCCGAAGGGGTACCTGTATGCGGCGATCGGTTTCTCGATCATTATCGAGTTCTTTAACCAGGTCGCACGTCGCAACTTTGTTCGCCACCAGTCGACGCTGCCGCTGCGTGCCCGTACCGCGGATGCCATCCTGCGCCTGATGGGCGGCCGTAAACAGGCCTCCGTCAGCCATGACGCCGACAGCCCGGCGGCGGTGCCGGTACCGGAAGGCGCCTTTGCGGAAGAAGAGCGTTACATGATTAACGGCGTGCTGACGCTGGCCCAGCGCTCCCTGCGCAGCATCATGACCTCGCGTGGAGAAATCAGCTGGGTCGACGCTGAGCAGAGTGAAGAGGAAATTCGTCGTCAGCTACTGTCCTCGCCGCACAGCCTGTTCCCGGTCTGCCGCGGCGAGCTGGACGAAATCATCGGTATCGTGCGGGCGAAAGAGATGCTGGTGGCGCTGGAATCGGGCGAAAACGTCGCGGCGCTGGCCTCCGCCTCCCCGGCAATTGTCGTCCCGGAAACGCTGGATCCGATCAATCTCCTCGGCGTTTTGCGCCGCGCGCGCGGCAGCTTCGTCATCGTGACCAATGAATTTGGCGTGGTACAGGGGCTGGTCACGCCGCTGGACGTCCTTGAAGCCATCGCTGGCGAGTTCCCGGACGCGGATGAGACACCGGAGATTGTCATCGATGGTGACGGCTGGCTGATCAAAGGGTCAACCGACCTGCATGCGCTACAGCAGGCGCTGGGGCTGGATCCGTTGATTAATGACGATGAGGATATTGCGACGGTTGCCGGGCTGGTGATCTCCGCCAATGGCCATATCCCGCGCATCGGCGATGTCGTGTCGCTCCCGCCGCTACAGTTTACTGTGGTGGAAGCGAATGATTACCGGGTCGATCTGGTTCGCGCGGTGGTTACCCGCCCGCCGAGCGACGAAGAAGAGTAA
- a CDS encoding EAL domain-containing protein, which yields MQTAQKVITAYRRKRIIVCLLVALVTLGATLAIRFISQRSVNEDAIRTAASQRVAALNNILRPLSAQRPPLLLLVGKPCPDIHLALRKMAASLQTVRSVVLVTSGIVYCSSIFGPRQADLHRLQPALPAPRALLLFSNDSSLLKGSPVLIQWYPASESGLDGAMLVVNIELLGTLILNEKSALISDVSLQVGDRYFSSSHGLLDKAHAPPGTVIYRQRSTEFPFTVNITGPGATAIALEELPGELPLALIFSLLMTGIAWLATAGRMSFSREISLGISAREFALWCQPLQDARSGRCCGVEILLRWNNPRRGAISPEVFIPIAEGSNLIIPLTRYVIAETARRLDVFPSDRHFHIAINVAARHFANGLLLRDLHNYWFSVQPVQQLVVELTERDVLQDGDQHMAEHLHFKGVQLAIDDFGTGNSSLSWLEKLRPDVLKIDRSFTSSVGIDSVNATVTDIIIALANRLNIVTVAEGVETLEQESYLRRHGVDVLQGFYYARPMPVEAFPAWLASREPTERVTVE from the coding sequence ATGCAGACTGCACAAAAAGTCATTACGGCCTATCGTCGCAAACGCATTATTGTCTGCCTGCTGGTAGCCCTTGTAACCCTGGGCGCCACCTTAGCCATTCGATTTATTTCGCAGCGTAGCGTAAATGAAGACGCTATTCGTACTGCCGCCAGCCAACGGGTGGCGGCGCTCAATAACATCCTGCGTCCGCTGAGCGCCCAGCGACCCCCTCTACTTCTTCTGGTGGGCAAACCCTGTCCGGATATCCATCTGGCGCTGCGCAAAATGGCTGCCTCGTTGCAAACCGTTCGTTCCGTTGTCCTCGTGACATCAGGTATCGTTTATTGTTCCAGTATTTTTGGTCCGCGACAGGCGGACTTACATCGCCTGCAGCCCGCGCTTCCTGCGCCCCGCGCTCTGCTGCTCTTTTCGAACGACAGCTCCTTGCTCAAAGGCTCACCGGTGCTGATCCAGTGGTATCCAGCCTCGGAGAGCGGCCTGGATGGTGCGATGCTGGTGGTGAATATCGAGCTGCTGGGCACCTTAATTCTTAATGAAAAATCAGCCTTAATCAGCGACGTTAGCCTGCAGGTTGGCGATCGTTATTTTAGCAGCAGCCATGGACTTCTTGATAAAGCCCATGCCCCGCCGGGAACGGTGATTTATCGCCAGCGCTCTACTGAGTTTCCTTTTACCGTCAACATCACCGGACCCGGCGCCACGGCTATTGCCCTTGAGGAGCTGCCCGGTGAGCTGCCGCTGGCGCTCATCTTCAGCCTGTTAATGACCGGCATTGCCTGGCTGGCGACCGCGGGCAGAATGAGTTTCTCGCGGGAAATAAGCCTTGGCATTTCGGCCAGAGAGTTTGCCCTCTGGTGTCAGCCACTGCAGGATGCGCGCAGCGGCCGCTGCTGCGGGGTGGAGATCCTCCTGCGCTGGAATAACCCGCGCCGCGGGGCGATTTCGCCGGAGGTGTTTATTCCCATCGCTGAAGGGAGCAATCTCATCATTCCCCTCACCCGCTATGTCATTGCCGAAACCGCGCGCCGTCTGGACGTTTTTCCCAGCGACCGCCATTTTCATATCGCGATCAATGTCGCTGCCCGCCACTTTGCCAACGGTTTACTGCTGCGCGACCTGCATAATTACTGGTTCAGCGTGCAGCCAGTGCAGCAGCTGGTGGTCGAGCTAACCGAGCGCGATGTCCTGCAGGATGGCGACCAGCATATGGCGGAACACTTGCATTTCAAAGGGGTACAGCTGGCTATTGATGATTTTGGCACCGGCAACAGTTCGCTATCGTGGCTGGAAAAGCTGCGCCCGGACGTCCTGAAGATCGACCGCTCGTTCACCAGCTCGGTCGGCATAGACAGCGTGAATGCGACGGTGACAGATATTATTATCGCCCTCGCCAACCGCCTGAATATTGTTACCGTTGCCGAAGGGGTGGAGACGCTGGAGCAGGAAAGCTACCTGCGTAGGCACGGCGTCGATGTGCTACAGGGGTTTTATTACGCCAGGCCGATGCCAGTGGAGGCTTTTCCGGCATGGCTGGCCAGCAGAGAGCCGACAGAGAGGGTGACGGTAGAATAA
- the sdaA gene encoding L-serine ammonia-lyase has protein sequence MISLFDMFKVGIGPSSSHTVGPMKAGKQFVDDLVEKGLLNAVTRVAVDVYGSLSLTGKGHHTDIAIIMGLAGNQPDTVDIDAIPAFIRDVEARGRLLLANGQHEVDFPADDGMRFRSDNLPLHENGMTIHAWAGEKEIYCKTYYSIGGGFIVDEEHFGKENANELQVPYPFKSAQEMLAYCKETGLSLSGMVMQNELALHSKKEIEDYFANVWQTMRACIDRGMNTEGVLPGPLRVPRRASALRRLLVASDKLSSDPMNVVDWVNMFALAVNEENAAGGRVVTAPTNGACGIVPAVLAYYDHFIESVSPEIYIRYFMACGAIGALYKMNASISGAEVGCQGEVGVACSMAAAGLAELLGASPEQVCVAAEIGMEHNLGLTCDPVAGQVQVPCIERNAIASVKAINAARMAMRRTSEPRVSLDKVIETMYETGKDMNAKYRETSRGGLAIKVQCD, from the coding sequence GTGATTAGTCTATTCGACATGTTCAAGGTGGGGATTGGTCCCTCATCTTCCCACACTGTTGGCCCGATGAAGGCCGGTAAACAGTTCGTCGATGACCTGGTCGAAAAAGGATTGCTTAATGCAGTGACCCGTGTGGCGGTTGACGTCTACGGTTCGCTGTCATTAACCGGCAAAGGCCACCATACGGACATCGCCATTATCATGGGGCTGGCGGGCAATCAGCCCGATACGGTCGATATTGATGCGATTCCGGCATTTATCCGTGACGTCGAGGCACGCGGCCGACTGCTGCTGGCCAACGGCCAGCACGAGGTCGACTTCCCGGCGGATGACGGCATGCGTTTTCGCAGCGACAACCTGCCGCTGCACGAAAACGGCATGACCATTCATGCCTGGGCCGGCGAGAAAGAGATCTACTGCAAGACCTATTACTCGATTGGCGGCGGCTTTATCGTCGATGAAGAGCATTTCGGCAAAGAAAACGCCAACGAATTGCAGGTGCCCTACCCGTTTAAATCGGCGCAGGAAATGCTGGCGTACTGTAAAGAGACCGGCCTGTCGCTCTCCGGGATGGTGATGCAGAACGAGCTGGCGCTGCACAGCAAAAAAGAGATCGAGGACTATTTCGCCAACGTCTGGCAGACCATGCGCGCCTGTATCGACCGCGGGATGAACACCGAAGGCGTGCTGCCTGGTCCGCTACGCGTCCCGCGTCGCGCCTCGGCGCTGCGTCGTCTGCTGGTGGCCAGCGATAAGCTCTCCAGCGATCCGATGAACGTCGTTGACTGGGTCAATATGTTCGCACTGGCGGTCAATGAAGAGAACGCCGCCGGCGGTCGCGTGGTGACCGCGCCGACCAACGGCGCCTGCGGCATCGTTCCGGCGGTACTCGCCTATTACGATCACTTTATCGAGTCCGTCAGCCCGGAGATCTATATCCGCTACTTTATGGCCTGTGGGGCGATCGGCGCGCTGTACAAGATGAATGCCTCCATTTCCGGCGCCGAAGTCGGTTGTCAGGGCGAGGTGGGCGTCGCCTGCTCGATGGCGGCGGCGGGTCTGGCTGAACTGCTCGGCGCCAGCCCGGAACAGGTTTGCGTGGCGGCGGAGATCGGCATGGAACACAACCTCGGCCTGACCTGCGACCCGGTCGCCGGCCAGGTGCAGGTGCCATGCATTGAACGTAACGCCATCGCCTCCGTCAAGGCAATCAACGCCGCGCGAATGGCGATGCGCCGTACCAGCGAACCGCGCGTCTCGCTCGACAAAGTGATCGAGACCATGTACGAAACCGGTAAAGACATGAACGCCAAGTACCGCGAAACCTCCCGCGGCGGCCTGGCGATTAAAGTTCAGTGTGACTAA
- a CDS encoding CoA pyrophosphatase, which yields MADHALNLDDFLSRFQLLRPQPSRHALNQRQAAVLVPIVRRPQPGLLLTQRSPLLRKHAGQVAFPGGAVDNTDATLIAAALREAQEEVAIPPESVEVIGVLPPVDSVTGFQVTPVVGIIPPDLHYHASQDEVAAVFEMPLAEALRLGRYHPLDIHRRGNDHRVWLSWYQHYFVWGMTAGIIRELALQIGARP from the coding sequence ATGGCGGACCACGCCCTCAATCTGGATGATTTTCTGTCCCGCTTCCAGCTGCTGCGCCCTCAGCCTTCGCGCCATGCGCTCAATCAGCGACAGGCGGCGGTGCTGGTGCCGATCGTGCGCCGGCCGCAGCCCGGCCTGCTGCTGACCCAGCGTTCGCCGCTGCTGCGCAAGCACGCCGGCCAGGTCGCCTTTCCCGGCGGCGCGGTAGATAATACCGATGCGACGCTTATCGCTGCCGCCCTGCGCGAAGCCCAGGAAGAAGTGGCGATCCCGCCGGAGTCGGTCGAGGTGATCGGCGTCCTGCCGCCGGTGGACAGCGTCACCGGATTTCAGGTGACGCCGGTGGTGGGCATTATTCCTCCGGATCTGCACTATCACGCCAGTCAGGACGAAGTCGCCGCAGTATTTGAAATGCCGCTCGCTGAAGCTCTGCGCCTCGGGCGCTACCATCCGCTTGATATTCACCGCCGGGGCAACGACCACCGCGTCTGGCTCTCCTGGTACCAGCATTATTTTGTCTGGGGAATGACCGCCGGGATCATTCGCGAGCTGGCGCTGCAGATAGGCGCGCGACCTTAG
- the pabB gene encoding aminodeoxychorismate synthase component 1 encodes MLSPAIISLPWRPDAAEHYFTPLSALPWAMLLHSGFADHPHNRFDILVAAPRATLLTHGEQTWVDDGETVVVSTEDPLQLLQQQLDRQPFTPQPHDDLPFLGGALGLFGYDLGRRFEHLPSHAQADIALPDMAVGIYDWALVVDHQRQQISLLSYDDPQQRLQWLQAQSRPAMIPFALTSAWQSNMNRQQYGEKFRQVQAYLHSGDCYQVNLAQRFQANYVGDEWQAFRQLNTANRAPFSAFIRLEEGAILSLSPERFIQLRQGEVQTRPIKGTLPRLDSPQDDAQQAEKLANSPKDRAENLMIVDLMRNDIGRVAVPGSVRVPELFVVEPFPAVHHLVSTITARLPATLHASDLLRAAFPGGSITGAPKVRAMEIIDELEPQRRNAWCGSIGYLSYCGNMDTSITIRTLTAWQGQLYCSAGGGIVADSDEAAEYQETFDKVNRILHQLEN; translated from the coding sequence ATGTTGTCCCCCGCGATTATTAGCCTGCCCTGGCGCCCGGATGCCGCCGAACACTATTTTACGCCGTTAAGCGCCCTGCCCTGGGCGATGCTACTGCATTCCGGCTTTGCCGACCATCCGCATAACCGCTTTGATATTCTGGTGGCGGCTCCGCGCGCCACGCTGCTGACGCACGGTGAACAGACGTGGGTCGACGACGGCGAAACCGTTGTTGTCTCAACGGAAGATCCGCTGCAACTGCTTCAACAGCAGTTGGATCGTCAGCCGTTCACGCCGCAGCCCCATGACGATCTGCCGTTTCTCGGCGGCGCGCTGGGATTATTCGGTTACGATCTGGGCCGCCGCTTTGAGCATCTCCCTTCGCACGCGCAGGCCGATATCGCGCTGCCGGATATGGCGGTGGGGATCTATGACTGGGCGCTGGTCGTCGACCACCAGCGTCAGCAAATTTCACTGCTCAGCTATGACGATCCGCAGCAGCGCCTGCAGTGGCTGCAGGCACAATCACGTCCGGCGATGATACCTTTCGCCCTGACCTCTGCCTGGCAGTCAAATATGAACCGCCAGCAGTACGGCGAGAAATTTCGCCAGGTGCAGGCCTATCTGCACAGCGGCGACTGCTATCAGGTCAACCTCGCTCAGCGTTTTCAGGCCAACTACGTCGGTGATGAATGGCAGGCTTTCCGCCAGCTGAATACCGCCAACCGCGCCCCCTTTAGCGCTTTTATTCGCCTCGAGGAAGGGGCGATTTTAAGCCTGTCGCCGGAGCGCTTTATTCAGCTGCGCCAGGGGGAAGTCCAGACGCGCCCGATAAAAGGCACCCTGCCGCGGCTTGATTCACCGCAGGATGATGCGCAGCAGGCTGAGAAGCTGGCAAATTCGCCGAAAGATCGCGCCGAGAATTTAATGATTGTCGACCTGATGCGCAACGACATCGGCCGCGTCGCCGTCCCGGGCAGCGTGCGGGTCCCCGAGCTGTTCGTGGTGGAGCCGTTCCCGGCGGTCCATCATCTGGTCAGTACCATCACCGCCCGCTTACCGGCAACGCTGCACGCCAGCGACCTGCTGCGCGCCGCCTTTCCCGGCGGCTCGATCACCGGCGCCCCGAAAGTGCGGGCGATGGAGATTATCGATGAACTGGAGCCCCAGCGACGCAACGCCTGGTGCGGGAGCATCGGCTATCTGAGCTATTGCGGCAATATGGATACCAGCATCACCATTCGCACCCTGACGGCCTGGCAGGGGCAGCTATACTGCTCCGCTGGCGGTGGAATTGTGGCGGATAGCGATGAAGCGGCGGAATATCAGGAAACTTTTGATAAAGTTAATCGTATCCTGCACCAACTGGAGAACTAA
- a CDS encoding YoaH family protein: protein MFAGLPSLSHEQQQKAVERIHELMAQGMSSGQAIALVAEELRATHTGEQIVARFEDEDEDE, encoded by the coding sequence ATGTTTGCAGGTTTACCTTCGCTGAGCCACGAGCAACAGCAAAAAGCGGTCGAACGTATCCATGAGCTAATGGCCCAGGGGATGAGCAGCGGCCAGGCGATTGCCCTGGTGGCGGAAGAGCTGCGCGCAACGCATACCGGCGAGCAGATCGTCGCGCGCTTTGAAGATGAAGACGAAGACGAGTAA
- a CDS encoding RidA family protein, translating into MTITRIDAEARWSDVVIHNQTLYYTGVPANLEADAFEQTANTLAQIDAVLEKQGSDKSRILDATIFLADKNDFAAMNKAWDAWVVAGHAPVRCTVEATLMNPQYKVEIKIIAAV; encoded by the coding sequence ATGACAATTACCCGTATTGATGCCGAAGCCCGTTGGTCAGACGTGGTGATCCACAACCAGACCCTGTACTACACCGGCGTGCCGGCAAATCTCGAAGCCGACGCCTTCGAGCAGACCGCCAACACCCTGGCGCAGATTGACGCGGTGCTGGAAAAACAGGGCAGCGACAAGTCACGCATTCTTGACGCTACCATTTTCCTCGCCGACAAAAACGACTTTGCGGCAATGAATAAAGCCTGGGACGCGTGGGTGGTGGCTGGTCACGCCCCGGTGCGCTGCACGGTGGAAGCGACGCTGATGAACCCGCAGTATAAAGTTGAGATCAAAATTATCGCCGCGGTGTAA
- a CDS encoding ATP-dependent DNA helicase → MIDDFAADGQLAKAIPGFKPREPQRQMAVAVSEAIEASRPLVVEAGTGTGKTYAYLAPALRAKKKVIISTGSKALQDQLYSRDLPTVAKALKFTGKLALLKGRSNYLCLERLEQQALAGGDLPVQTLSDVILLRSWSNQTQDGDISTCASVAEDSQAWPLVTSTNDNCLGSDCPLYKDCFVVKARKKAMDADVVVVNHHLFLADMVVKESGFAELIPEAEVMIFDEAHQLPDIASQYFGQSLSSRQLLDLAKDITIAYRTELKDTQQLQKCADRLAQSAQDFRLQLGDPGYRGNLRELLADSHIQRALLLLDDALELCYDVAKLSLGRSALLDAAFERATLYRGRLKRLKEINQPGYSYWYECTSRHFTLALTPLTVAEKFKEVMAQKSGSWIFTSATLSVNDDLHHFTARLGIDEAQTLLLPSPFDYQHQALLCVPRNLPLPNQPGAARHLAAMLKPLIEANDGRCFMLCTSHAMMRDLAEQFRATMTLPVLLQGETSKGQLLQQFVSAGNALLVATSSFWEGVDVRGDALSLVIIDKLPFTSPDDPLLKARMEDCRLRGGDPFDEVQLPDAVITLKQGVGRLIRDIDDRGVLVICDNRLVMRPYGAVFLASLPPAPRTRDIRRAVRFLAVPPAR, encoded by the coding sequence GTGATCGACGATTTTGCAGCAGACGGCCAGCTAGCCAAAGCCATACCGGGATTTAAACCGCGCGAACCGCAGCGCCAGATGGCGGTGGCGGTGAGCGAAGCGATTGAGGCCTCCCGGCCGCTGGTGGTGGAAGCGGGGACCGGAACCGGTAAAACTTACGCTTACCTGGCGCCTGCGCTGCGGGCGAAAAAAAAGGTGATTATCTCCACCGGCTCGAAAGCGCTGCAGGATCAGCTCTACAGCCGCGATCTGCCCACCGTCGCCAAAGCGCTCAAATTCACCGGTAAACTGGCGCTGCTCAAAGGGCGCTCCAACTACCTGTGCCTCGAACGTCTTGAGCAGCAGGCGCTGGCGGGCGGCGATCTGCCGGTGCAAACCCTCAGCGATGTAATCCTCCTGCGCTCCTGGTCGAACCAAACTCAGGATGGCGATATCAGCACCTGCGCCAGCGTGGCGGAAGACTCTCAGGCCTGGCCGCTGGTCACCAGCACCAACGATAACTGTCTCGGTAGCGACTGCCCACTGTATAAAGATTGCTTCGTGGTGAAGGCGCGTAAAAAAGCGATGGACGCCGACGTGGTGGTGGTCAACCATCACCTGTTCCTGGCCGATATGGTGGTCAAAGAGAGCGGTTTTGCCGAGCTGATCCCCGAGGCGGAAGTGATGATCTTCGATGAAGCCCATCAGTTGCCGGATATCGCCAGTCAGTACTTTGGCCAGTCGCTCTCCAGCCGCCAGCTGCTGGACCTGGCGAAAGACATCACCATTGCCTACCGTACCGAACTGAAAGACACCCAACAGCTGCAAAAATGTGCCGACCGCCTGGCGCAAAGCGCCCAGGATTTCCGCCTGCAGCTGGGAGACCCGGGCTACCGCGGCAATCTGCGCGAGCTGCTGGCGGACAGCCACATTCAGCGGGCGCTGCTGCTGCTCGATGATGCTCTTGAACTGTGTTACGACGTCGCCAAACTTTCGCTGGGCCGCTCGGCGCTGCTCGATGCCGCTTTTGAGCGCGCCACCCTCTATCGCGGGCGTCTGAAGCGGCTGAAAGAGATCAACCAGCCGGGCTACAGCTATTGGTATGAGTGCACCTCACGCCACTTTACCCTCGCGCTGACGCCGTTGACCGTGGCCGAGAAGTTTAAAGAGGTGATGGCGCAGAAGTCGGGGAGCTGGATCTTTACCTCGGCGACGCTGTCGGTCAACGACGATCTGCACCACTTCACCGCCCGGCTGGGGATCGACGAGGCGCAGACTCTGCTGCTGCCGAGTCCCTTTGACTATCAGCACCAGGCGCTGCTCTGCGTGCCGCGCAACCTACCGCTGCCGAACCAGCCCGGCGCGGCGCGACACCTGGCGGCGATGCTCAAGCCGCTGATCGAGGCCAACGATGGTCGCTGCTTTATGCTGTGCACCTCGCACGCCATGATGCGCGATCTGGCTGAGCAGTTCCGCGCCACCATGACGCTACCGGTGCTGCTGCAGGGCGAGACCAGCAAAGGTCAGCTGCTGCAGCAGTTCGTCAGCGCCGGCAACGCGCTGCTGGTGGCTACCAGCAGCTTCTGGGAGGGAGTCGACGTGCGCGGCGACGCGCTGTCGCTGGTGATTATCGATAAGCTACCATTCACCTCGCCGGACGATCCGCTGCTAAAAGCGCGGATGGAAGATTGCCGGCTGCGCGGTGGGGATCCCTTCGATGAAGTGCAGCTCCCGGATGCGGTGATCACCCTCAAGCAGGGGGTGGGCCGCCTGATCCGCGATATCGACGACCGCGGGGTGCTGGTGATCTGCGACAACCGGCTGGTGATGCGCCCCTACGGCGCGGTGTTCCTGGCCAGTCTGCCGCCGGCGCCGCGAACCCGCGATATCCGTCGGGCGGTGCGCTTCCTCGCCGTACCGCCGGCAAGGTAA
- the tsaB gene encoding tRNA (adenosine(37)-N6)-threonylcarbamoyltransferase complex dimerization subunit type 1 TsaB produces the protein MRILAIDTATEACSAALWNDGTLSAHFEICPREHTQRILPLVQEVLTESGTTLSELDALAFGRGPGSFTGVRIGIGIAQGLALGAELPMIGVSTLATMAQGAWRKTGATRVLAAIDARMGEVYWAEYQRDEQGVWHGEETEAVLKPDAVAERLAQLSGEWATVGTGWQAWPDLAKESGLTLSSGEITLPAAEDMLPLACYLLAAGKTVAVEKAEPVYLRNEVAWKKLPGRE, from the coding sequence ATGCGAATTTTGGCTATCGATACCGCCACAGAGGCCTGCTCCGCGGCGCTGTGGAATGATGGCACCCTTAGTGCTCATTTCGAAATTTGTCCCCGCGAACATACCCAACGTATCCTGCCGCTGGTGCAGGAGGTCCTCACCGAGAGCGGCACCACGCTGAGCGAGCTGGACGCGCTGGCCTTTGGCCGAGGTCCGGGCAGCTTTACCGGCGTGCGCATTGGCATCGGTATCGCTCAGGGGTTGGCGTTGGGCGCCGAACTGCCAATGATCGGCGTTTCCACGCTGGCCACCATGGCGCAGGGCGCCTGGCGCAAAACTGGCGCCACCCGCGTGCTGGCGGCCATTGACGCGCGAATGGGCGAAGTCTACTGGGCCGAGTACCAGCGCGACGAGCAGGGCGTCTGGCATGGTGAAGAGACGGAAGCGGTGCTCAAACCGGACGCGGTAGCCGAACGGCTGGCACAGCTTTCCGGTGAATGGGCCACCGTCGGCACCGGCTGGCAGGCGTGGCCGGATCTGGCGAAAGAGAGCGGACTGACCTTAAGCAGCGGCGAAATCACACTGCCGGCGGCGGAGGATATGCTGCCGTTAGCCTGTTACCTGCTGGCGGCGGGAAAAACCGTGGCCGTGGAGAAAGCGGAGCCGGTTTATTTGCGAAACGAGGTGGCGTGGAAGAAACTTCCAGGCCGCGAGTGA
- a CDS encoding Slp family lipoprotein, with the protein MAGQKQGVRWLLAAAVAVALSGCVSVPDAIKGTSPTPQQDLVRVMNAPQLYVGQEARFGGKVVNVQNQQGKTRLEIATVPLDSGARPVLGEPSRGRIYADVNGFLDPVDFRGQLVTVVGPIAGVVDGKVGSTPYKFMLMNATGYKRWNVVQQVVMPPQPIDPWMLGPRPWGYGYGGWGWYNPGPAEVRNVVTE; encoded by the coding sequence ATGGCGGGTCAAAAACAGGGCGTTCGCTGGCTGCTGGCCGCGGCGGTTGCCGTTGCGCTAAGCGGCTGCGTGTCAGTGCCGGATGCCATCAAAGGCACCAGCCCGACGCCGCAGCAGGATTTAGTGCGGGTGATGAACGCCCCGCAGCTGTACGTTGGCCAGGAGGCACGCTTTGGCGGCAAGGTGGTCAATGTGCAAAACCAGCAGGGGAAAACCCGTTTGGAAATCGCCACCGTGCCGCTGGACAGCGGCGCGCGGCCTGTGCTGGGCGAGCCGTCCCGTGGGCGGATCTATGCCGACGTTAACGGCTTCCTCGATCCGGTGGATTTCCGTGGTCAGCTGGTGACCGTGGTCGGGCCGATTGCCGGGGTGGTTGACGGCAAGGTGGGCAGCACGCCCTACAAATTTATGCTGATGAACGCCACCGGCTACAAGCGCTGGAACGTGGTGCAGCAGGTGGTGATGCCTCCGCAACCTATCGACCCGTGGATGCTGGGTCCGCGCCCCTGGGGCTACGGCTATGGCGGTTGGGGCTGGTACAATCCCGGCCCTGCTGAGGTGAGAAACGTTGTAACCGAATGA